A single Flavobacterium sp. 1 DNA region contains:
- a CDS encoding RNA polymerase sigma factor, with translation MSLNSSFDESKLLLELSQGSELAFTNLYNRYKNLVYSTALKITKSKVLSEEVVQDVFLKIWQNHKNLENISNLENYLFIISRNHIFDMIKKIARETTLATNIDYKNISSEDTDTAIKDDQYNIILSKIIEQLPPQQQKIYKMAKMGGLSHQKIGEDLGISTETVKKHMAQALKFVRLKISPYMNLFMTLLLFFQI, from the coding sequence ATGTCTTTAAATTCCAGTTTTGACGAAAGCAAACTACTCCTTGAGTTGTCTCAGGGGAGCGAACTGGCATTTACAAATTTGTACAACCGATATAAAAATCTTGTTTATTCGACAGCACTAAAAATTACCAAATCAAAAGTCTTATCAGAAGAAGTTGTTCAGGATGTTTTTTTAAAGATTTGGCAAAATCACAAAAATTTAGAAAATATCTCAAATTTAGAAAACTATCTTTTTATTATTTCTCGCAATCATATTTTTGATATGATAAAAAAAATAGCGAGAGAAACAACTTTAGCAACAAATATTGATTATAAAAATATTTCTTCAGAGGATACTGACACAGCAATAAAAGATGATCAGTACAATATTATTCTCAGTAAAATAATAGAGCAATTACCTCCTCAACAACAAAAAATATATAAAATGGCCAAAATGGGGGGCTTAAGTCATCAAAAAATTGGCGAAGACTTGGGCATTTCTACTGAAACTGTAAAAAAACACATGGCTCAGGCCTTAAAATTTGTTCGTCTTAAAATTTCGCCTTACATGAATCTATTTATGACACTGCTTTTGTTTTTCCAAATTTAA
- a CDS encoding M28 family peptidase translates to MKNKLILIFFAFSSVAFSQTIKKPLVSAITVKDLKSDLYQMAGDHFNGREAGTLDELKVSMWLADKAKEAGMSPAGDDGTFFQFFDLYRHQVTSNTKFKIGQKEYKLWSEVLIAETTNSRVEAPLLFIDTTIDAVEKAEVKGKAVVILASKEGISDEISLFDRRYPGLFKQKYYELLASKGAAALIIVADELGEKSWSQVEPQMTRGIYGIEGNRDKIPVPARMPAFWLHNDQLEFLKNTKEHLLAEVISETYKYPSVNVVGKIEGIDVKLKNEYVLFSGHQDHDGVRQKYGQDSIYNGADDNASMCAAMLGIARAYKKQPGKRTALFVFHGSEERGLLGSSWYASHPTVPEKDIIAVLNGDMIGRNDVNQAALLGSSAPHENSSDLVAIAKRANDEGPKFELDKLWDKPEHPEYFFFRSDHIPYVRKGIPAVFFTSVLHSQYHTPMDESENIDYVKLHKMTEWIYRTGWMLSNETERPKILPKVKLER, encoded by the coding sequence ATGAAAAATAAATTGATCCTAATTTTTTTTGCCTTTAGCAGTGTTGCTTTTTCGCAAACAATAAAAAAACCTTTGGTTTCAGCAATTACAGTCAAAGACCTTAAGAGTGATCTGTATCAAATGGCTGGAGATCATTTTAACGGCCGGGAAGCAGGAACTTTAGACGAATTAAAAGTGTCAATGTGGTTAGCCGATAAAGCGAAAGAAGCAGGTATGTCACCAGCAGGAGATGACGGAACATTTTTTCAGTTTTTTGATTTATACCGACACCAGGTTACTTCCAATACTAAATTTAAAATAGGACAAAAAGAATATAAATTATGGAGCGAAGTTTTAATTGCCGAAACTACAAACAGTAGAGTAGAAGCACCATTATTATTTATAGACACTACAATAGATGCGGTTGAAAAAGCAGAAGTTAAAGGAAAAGCTGTAGTAATATTAGCCTCTAAAGAGGGGATTTCAGATGAGATTTCTCTCTTTGACAGACGTTATCCAGGACTTTTTAAACAAAAATATTATGAACTTTTAGCATCAAAAGGAGCAGCTGCACTTATTATTGTTGCAGATGAATTAGGTGAAAAAAGCTGGTCTCAAGTCGAACCTCAAATGACAAGAGGCATTTATGGAATTGAAGGTAATAGAGATAAAATACCTGTGCCAGCAAGAATGCCGGCTTTTTGGTTACACAATGATCAATTGGAGTTTTTAAAAAACACAAAAGAACATTTATTAGCTGAAGTTATTTCAGAAACGTACAAATATCCATCTGTTAATGTAGTTGGAAAAATCGAAGGTATCGATGTAAAATTAAAAAATGAATATGTTTTATTTAGTGGTCATCAGGATCATGATGGAGTAAGACAAAAATACGGTCAGGATTCAATTTACAATGGGGCAGATGATAATGCGAGTATGTGTGCAGCGATGCTGGGTATAGCAAGAGCATATAAAAAACAGCCTGGAAAAAGAACTGCTTTGTTTGTGTTTCATGGTTCAGAAGAACGTGGTTTATTAGGTTCAAGCTGGTACGCATCACATCCTACCGTTCCCGAAAAAGATATTATTGCAGTTTTAAATGGTGATATGATAGGAAGAAATGATGTCAATCAAGCTGCACTTTTAGGTTCAAGTGCACCTCACGAAAACTCATCAGATTTGGTAGCTATTGCAAAAAGAGCAAATGATGAAGGACCAAAATTTGAATTAGATAAATTGTGGGACAAACCGGAACATCCAGAATATTTTTTCTTCCGTTCAGATCATATTCCTTACGTTCGAAAAGGAATACCGGCTGTGTTTTTTACGAGTGTTCTGCATAGTCAATACCATACGCCAATGGATGAATCTGAAAATATTGATTACGTAAAATTACATAAAATGACAGAATGGATTTACCGTACCGGCTGGATGCTGTCAAATGAAACGGAACGTCCAAAAATTTTGCCTAAGGTTAAACTGGAACGATAA
- a CDS encoding sulfatase-like hydrolase/transferase, protein MDLKEKLNQIGQKPDMILIITDEQRATQHFPPGWEEKNLPTLTFLKQNGFSFDRAFCNTCMCSPSRATLFTGTYPAKHGVSQTLTEGGLLSPQEPTLSNTLPNIMNVLWADGYDVQYRGKWHMSKGVAPNGTKTNYEDLTAAYISLYGAMGWVAPDAGEDVNPLNFGGGYANHDAKYTAEAIEYLKGVKAQRAAGNHKPYCLILSLVNPHDVLAYPKTAGTSGYHTDTWSGREIGLPATVNENLLENKKPMAQEQILLNMALSLGEIATPEDKLNYINFYGYLLSHVDKEIGYLIKELYKEDENGNKLADSAIVTLTSDHGEMGLAHGGLRQKTFVAYEEALRVPLVISNPILFKDHSIRQSMALATLADIMPTFIDIANVSNPPTGLAGTSLLPIMENNTPVQHSILFTYDDIKAGSNSNWTIVKAANRIRCIRTEKWKFDYYFDASTAYFKQYELYNLINDPLEITNLAYDPAYSEIRRDLEEQLHQLEIEKLWVNMPKDVYSTTTFN, encoded by the coding sequence ATGGACTTAAAAGAAAAACTCAATCAAATTGGACAAAAACCGGACATGATTCTTATTATTACCGATGAGCAACGTGCAACACAGCATTTCCCTCCGGGATGGGAAGAAAAAAACCTTCCAACACTTACATTTCTAAAGCAGAATGGATTTAGTTTTGACAGAGCTTTTTGTAATACCTGTATGTGTTCTCCTAGTCGCGCAACGTTATTTACAGGAACATATCCTGCTAAACATGGAGTCAGCCAAACTTTAACCGAAGGAGGTCTTTTATCTCCACAAGAGCCAACACTCAGTAATACGCTGCCTAATATTATGAATGTACTTTGGGCAGATGGTTATGATGTGCAATACAGAGGTAAATGGCACATGAGTAAAGGAGTGGCCCCTAATGGCACTAAAACAAATTACGAAGATTTAACTGCTGCATATATTTCGTTATATGGTGCAATGGGCTGGGTTGCTCCAGATGCCGGCGAAGATGTTAATCCGCTTAATTTTGGTGGAGGATATGCAAATCATGATGCAAAATATACAGCCGAAGCCATAGAATACTTAAAGGGAGTAAAAGCTCAAAGAGCTGCAGGAAATCACAAACCTTACTGTCTTATTCTTTCACTTGTTAATCCGCATGATGTTTTAGCGTATCCAAAAACGGCCGGTACGTCGGGATACCATACAGATACTTGGTCAGGCAGGGAAATTGGGCTTCCGGCAACAGTAAATGAAAATTTGCTTGAAAATAAAAAGCCTATGGCTCAGGAACAAATTTTACTCAATATGGCATTAAGTCTGGGTGAAATAGCTACTCCGGAGGATAAACTGAACTATATTAATTTTTATGGTTATTTATTAAGTCATGTTGATAAGGAAATTGGATACCTAATTAAAGAACTATATAAGGAAGATGAGAATGGAAATAAATTGGCAGATTCTGCAATTGTTACTTTAACCTCAGATCATGGAGAAATGGGGTTAGCTCACGGCGGTTTGCGTCAGAAAACTTTTGTAGCCTATGAAGAAGCGTTAAGAGTGCCACTTGTAATTTCAAATCCAATACTATTTAAAGATCACAGTATAAGGCAATCAATGGCACTAGCGACATTGGCAGATATTATGCCCACTTTTATCGACATAGCAAATGTATCAAATCCACCTACAGGACTTGCAGGTACAAGTTTGCTTCCAATAATGGAGAATAATACTCCTGTTCAGCATAGTATCTTATTTACTTATGACGATATTAAGGCTGGTTCTAATAGTAACTGGACAATTGTAAAAGCTGCTAATCGTATTCGTTGTATCAGGACAGAAAAATGGAAATTCGATTATTATTTTGATGCATCAACAGCTTATTTCAAGCAATATGAATTATATAATTTAATTAATGATCCATTAGAAATTACAAATCTTGCTTACGATCCGGCATACAGTGAAATTAGAAGAGATTTAGAAGAGCAATTGCATCAGCTTGAGATAGAAAAACTCTGGGTCAATATGCCAAAAGATGTTTATAGTACCACAACATTCAACTAA
- a CDS encoding FAD-dependent oxidoreductase: MNTENYDVIVIGGGPIGLATAYHLGKRKAKTLVLEQFTFVNQLGSSAGVSRQFRIPYPDEYMVQMALDAQPYWDELEKETDTKLLDKVGTLWFGDPEVHSTEGNIAEAEEALKALNVPYTTLTAKEIEAKYHFKNLPETYTGLFQADGASINFKATNETLLDLCKKEETVHLEENSPVLKINHIGKLFEIITPNGTYITKKLAIVPGPYINSVINLLDFKIDAVYWNMSSAYFKKTDPAIQYPTWFVFQNPIGENGNQFYGFPEVDWDHPEYIRVAPDFVIKPLEEPGDRTLIPNRQELGYTSDWVKEHMTGLSAEPEYTSTCLIALSTIPNKELLIDFAPSYVPNHENIVLYATGWAAKFTPFLGKIMSDLVLDGHTHFDITPFQLGHKFFKAF, encoded by the coding sequence ATGAACACAGAAAACTATGATGTAATTGTTATTGGCGGTGGACCAATAGGTTTGGCTACGGCATACCATCTTGGAAAACGAAAAGCAAAAACACTGGTATTGGAGCAATTTACGTTTGTGAATCAGTTAGGAAGTTCTGCAGGAGTTTCGCGCCAGTTTAGAATTCCATATCCAGATGAATATATGGTGCAAATGGCCTTAGACGCACAACCGTACTGGGATGAACTGGAAAAAGAAACCGATACAAAATTATTGGATAAAGTAGGTACGCTTTGGTTTGGAGATCCCGAAGTACATTCTACAGAAGGAAATATAGCTGAAGCCGAAGAAGCGCTAAAAGCGTTAAACGTTCCGTATACCACTTTAACAGCAAAAGAAATTGAAGCAAAATACCATTTTAAAAATTTACCGGAAACCTATACTGGATTGTTTCAGGCCGATGGTGCCAGCATTAATTTTAAAGCAACAAATGAAACGCTTTTAGACTTGTGCAAAAAAGAAGAAACGGTTCATTTAGAAGAAAATTCACCGGTGCTTAAAATCAATCATATTGGGAAACTCTTTGAAATTATTACGCCAAACGGAACTTACATTACTAAAAAACTAGCTATCGTTCCTGGTCCGTACATTAATAGCGTAATCAACTTACTGGATTTTAAAATTGATGCTGTTTATTGGAATATGTCTTCGGCTTATTTTAAAAAAACCGATCCGGCTATACAATATCCAACCTGGTTTGTATTTCAAAATCCGATAGGCGAAAACGGCAATCAGTTTTATGGTTTTCCTGAAGTCGATTGGGACCATCCGGAATATATTCGTGTAGCACCGGATTTTGTAATAAAACCTTTAGAAGAGCCCGGCGACAGAACATTAATTCCTAACCGACAAGAACTGGGCTACACTTCTGACTGGGTAAAAGAACATATGACAGGATTAAGCGCAGAGCCTGAATATACTTCAACATGTCTTATTGCCCTGAGCACAATACCTAATAAAGAATTACTGATTGATTTTGCACCAAGTTATGTACCAAATCATGAAAATATTGTGCTATACGCTACAGGATGGGCAGCAAAATTTACTCCTTTTTTAGGAAAAATCATGTCTGACCTTGTATTGGACGGACATACCCATTTTGATATTACACCATTTCAATTAGGACACAAATTCTTTAAAGCATTTTAA
- a CDS encoding FAD-dependent oxidoreductase, whose amino-acid sequence MNKDTYLNTGMQPDLKTEVAIIGAGTSGLYTAYRLVTDKKFSASEVQIFDMNSKLGGRLESVIMPGMNFWGELGGMRYLTSQEIVTTLIEGYIPPENPSIRIPVLKDKMTPVPFPMGESSKLLMYLRKERFKQDAWTVAQGQNQKLPTRYYLNNNDFGFSSDQLFNKIIYDVLMADSWVAAAYGKKIKQGPSIYDYAFELTSRDWDDIKPKLIYNFPNSPYNKRKVNDLGFWNLIKDQVSQEGYEFLANAGGYYSNTINWNSAEAFPYMVGDFSAGTIYKTIEEGYDSIAYAIANSYMDHDDACIWSENKLLTFTKEHSSKDTHKYELTFLNLKTNTEWKVYANTLVLAMPRKSLELLDQNNFFFNINENSVLNTNIRSVIMEPAFKILMGFPYPWWKELGIDSGHSITDLPMRQCYYFGTDAETDNSMLLGSYGDMETETFWKALSDDKVLFEVKAAKSASLKELHQLNDVQTTKMMVNELMNQLRELHGPDVTIPEPYVTYFKDWTNEPFGAGYHAWKAGFSVENVMPYMRKPVADEQIHICGEAYSDQQGWVEGAFCEAEKMLQEYFGLDRPIWLSPDYYLGW is encoded by the coding sequence ATGAATAAAGATACTTATCTAAACACAGGAATGCAGCCTGATTTAAAAACAGAAGTAGCTATTATTGGTGCCGGAACTTCAGGATTGTACACTGCTTATCGTCTGGTAACAGATAAAAAGTTTTCAGCCAGCGAAGTGCAAATTTTTGATATGAACAGTAAACTGGGCGGAAGACTCGAATCTGTTATTATGCCCGGAATGAATTTCTGGGGTGAACTGGGAGGAATGCGTTATTTGACTTCTCAGGAAATCGTGACAACATTAATTGAAGGTTATATACCTCCGGAAAATCCGAGCATACGTATTCCTGTTTTGAAAGACAAAATGACACCTGTTCCGTTTCCTATGGGAGAATCTTCAAAACTATTAATGTATCTTAGAAAAGAGCGTTTTAAACAAGATGCTTGGACGGTTGCTCAGGGACAAAATCAAAAATTACCAACCCGATATTACCTGAATAATAATGATTTTGGTTTCAGTTCAGATCAATTGTTCAATAAAATCATTTATGATGTTTTAATGGCAGATTCGTGGGTTGCTGCGGCTTATGGGAAAAAAATTAAGCAAGGTCCTTCAATCTATGATTATGCATTTGAATTAACCAGTAGGGATTGGGATGATATAAAACCTAAATTGATATACAATTTCCCCAATTCTCCTTACAACAAGCGTAAAGTAAACGATTTGGGATTCTGGAATTTAATCAAAGATCAGGTTTCACAGGAAGGATATGAATTTTTAGCAAATGCCGGAGGATATTATTCGAATACCATCAATTGGAATTCAGCGGAAGCTTTTCCTTATATGGTGGGAGATTTTTCTGCAGGAACTATTTACAAAACCATTGAAGAAGGTTATGACAGTATCGCTTATGCAATAGCCAATTCATATATGGACCATGACGATGCCTGCATCTGGTCTGAAAACAAACTGCTTACTTTCACAAAAGAACATTCTTCAAAAGATACGCACAAATATGAACTGACTTTTCTAAATCTGAAAACCAATACCGAATGGAAAGTGTATGCAAATACCTTAGTTCTTGCTATGCCGAGAAAATCCCTGGAGCTTTTAGATCAGAACAATTTCTTTTTCAATATTAATGAAAATTCGGTTTTAAATACCAATATCCGATCCGTAATTATGGAACCGGCTTTTAAGATATTAATGGGCTTTCCATATCCTTGGTGGAAAGAATTAGGAATTGATTCAGGGCATTCCATCACTGATTTACCAATGAGACAGTGTTATTATTTTGGTACAGATGCCGAAACTGATAATTCGATGTTGCTGGGAAGTTATGGAGATATGGAAACAGAAACCTTTTGGAAAGCACTTTCTGATGATAAAGTACTTTTTGAAGTAAAAGCTGCTAAATCAGCATCATTGAAAGAACTTCATCAACTGAATGATGTTCAGACGACTAAAATGATGGTGAACGAGTTAATGAACCAGCTTCGGGAACTGCACGGACCAGATGTAACGATACCAGAACCTTATGTAACTTATTTTAAAGATTGGACGAATGAACCTTTTGGCGCAGGATATCATGCCTGGAAAGCAGGATTTTCTGTTGAAAATGTAATGCCATACATGAGAAAACCAGTAGCTGATGAGCAAATCCATATTTGCGGAGAAGCCTATTCTGATCAGCAAGGCTGGGTTGAAGGGGCTTTCTGTGAAGCAGAAAAAATGTTACAGGAATATTTTGGTCTCGATCGCCCAATCTGGCTGTCTCCAGATTATTATTTGGGATGGTAA
- a CDS encoding peroxidase, FMP-type, with translation MLQRKNPADEINLSQAAENLDVNKKEILFATAQDSKDILHNLMSDYQKVQIETPMRAFHENDLQKIVNNVDYGVLKVLEGTWVSYNSNQNKSKMIGSGIHTTIMPSPGTNAGSIPGKYSFECEEYIEKLTFDLVPGGVRNRGGANEQFCGAVKYEQSIKSVNRVTDQESLVYTPIHEENGMYLWLSDIFNYAANDKTIKEDRGVIPVSPLNKNKDLYKSGYQDETLFLIVNDEGNKEYVTLENLNGRQYSEIIAAKELKAGAGQTGPYFIPDYSISRSGVIPHGSTITLLGDLTRGKNGYLIEKEPKFPEGNAAWKYDHLSISRTMGGAGASEADPINLDEPAPDWVFQKLDYLTDPDENKIYTQRILAHPLYPYSVRPDLRLRDSNKGKDIKNHVLIQMSSKNKTGAQGGILNVPFVNRFVPTVEMNMRMWVETVVEEGKEILQLQYEQIIFFEFDFGDDGGTTSWPHIQVNTLRKIEDVSDDQRHLIEEQFFSANKNGSASGCPYHKE, from the coding sequence ATGCTACAACGTAAAAACCCTGCAGACGAGATAAATTTATCTCAGGCAGCCGAGAATTTAGATGTAAATAAAAAAGAAATATTATTTGCTACTGCTCAGGACAGCAAAGACATATTACACAATTTGATGTCGGATTATCAAAAAGTTCAAATTGAAACTCCAATGAGAGCATTTCATGAAAATGATCTTCAGAAAATTGTAAACAATGTAGATTATGGTGTTCTAAAAGTATTAGAAGGAACCTGGGTTAGCTATAATAGTAACCAAAATAAAAGTAAAATGATTGGAAGTGGCATACATACGACCATTATGCCTTCGCCGGGTACAAATGCAGGAAGTATTCCGGGAAAATATAGTTTTGAATGTGAAGAGTATATCGAAAAACTAACATTTGATTTAGTGCCGGGAGGAGTTCGTAATCGAGGCGGAGCAAACGAACAATTTTGCGGAGCTGTTAAATACGAGCAAAGTATTAAAAGTGTAAATCGGGTAACAGACCAGGAATCTTTGGTATACACTCCAATTCACGAGGAAAACGGTATGTATTTATGGCTTAGTGATATATTTAATTATGCTGCTAATGACAAAACAATTAAAGAAGATCGCGGTGTGATTCCTGTATCGCCATTAAACAAGAATAAGGATTTATATAAAAGCGGCTATCAGGATGAAACGCTGTTTTTGATTGTAAATGATGAGGGGAACAAAGAATACGTAACTCTTGAAAATTTAAATGGAAGACAATATTCTGAAATTATTGCAGCAAAAGAACTTAAAGCCGGAGCGGGTCAAACAGGACCTTATTTTATACCAGATTACTCTATTTCACGAAGCGGTGTAATTCCGCATGGAAGTACTATAACTTTATTAGGAGACCTGACCCGAGGTAAGAATGGTTATTTAATTGAAAAAGAGCCAAAATTCCCGGAAGGCAATGCTGCCTGGAAATACGATCATCTTTCAATTTCAAGAACTATGGGCGGAGCCGGTGCAAGTGAAGCCGATCCTATAAATCTTGACGAACCTGCGCCTGACTGGGTATTCCAAAAACTGGATTATCTTACTGATCCTGATGAAAATAAAATCTATACACAGCGAATATTGGCTCATCCTTTATATCCTTATTCCGTAAGACCTGATTTACGCCTTCGTGATTCCAACAAAGGAAAAGACATAAAAAATCATGTACTCATTCAGATGTCATCCAAAAATAAAACAGGAGCGCAAGGAGGAATATTAAATGTTCCGTTTGTAAATCGTTTTGTTCCTACTGTTGAAATGAATATGAGAATGTGGGTTGAAACAGTTGTAGAAGAAGGAAAAGAAATTCTTCAGCTGCAATACGAACAAATTATATTCTTCGAATTTGATTTTGGAGATGATGGAGGTACTACAAGCTGGCCGCATATTCAAGTAAATACACTTCGAAAAATTGAAGATGTTTCTGATGATCAGAGACACTTAATTGAAGAGCAGTTTTTTAGCGCTAATAAAAATGGATCTGCTTCAGGATGTCCTTATCATAAAGAGTAA
- a CDS encoding helix-turn-helix domain-containing protein — protein sequence MKPFTFDQIPIMMNKLHKKLEHLEKLILKISVTGEDKDELLNIKETSKLLNLSVSTIYSKVCKREIPFNKQGKRIYFYRHELMKWIKSGRIKTYL from the coding sequence ATGAAGCCATTTACTTTTGACCAAATACCAATAATGATGAACAAACTTCATAAAAAATTAGAGCATTTGGAAAAACTCATTTTAAAAATTTCTGTTACAGGAGAGGATAAAGATGAACTTCTAAATATTAAAGAAACATCAAAACTTTTAAATCTATCGGTATCCACAATCTATAGCAAAGTATGTAAAAGAGAAATCCCTTTTAATAAGCAAGGTAAACGCATTTATTTTTACAGACATGAATTAATGAAATGGATTAAGTCCGGTCGGATAAAAACTTATTTATAA